One window of the Salvia splendens isolate huo1 chromosome 1, SspV2, whole genome shotgun sequence genome contains the following:
- the LOC121742669 gene encoding 60S ribosomal protein L3-1-like: protein MSHRKFEHPRHGSLGFLPRKRAARHKGKVKAFPKDDPTKPCRLTAFLGYKAGMTHIVRDVEKPGSKLHKKETCEAVTIIETPPMVIVGVVGYVKTPRGLRCLNTVWAQHLSEEIRRRFYKNWCKSKKKAFSKYSKKLETDEGKKDIQSQLEKLKKYSCVIRVLAHTQIRKMKGLKQKKAHLMEIQVNGGTIAQKVDFAYGFFEKQVPVDAVFQKDEMLDIIGVTKGKGYEGVVTRWGVTRLPRKTHRGLRKVACIGAWHPARVSFTVARAGQNGYHHRTELNKKVYKLGKAGTEEHTASTEYDRTEKDVTPMGGFPHYGVVKDDYLMIKGGVVGPKKRVVTLRQSLLKQTSRVALEDIKLKFIDTSSKFGHGRFQTTSEKQKYYNRVKA from the exons ATGTCGCACAGGAAGTTTGAGCACCCAAGACACGGCTCCCTCGGTTTCTTGCCAAGGAAGCGGGCTGCTCGCCACAAGGGAAAGG TGAAGGCTTTCCCTAAGGATGACCCAACCAAGCCTTGTAGGCTAACTGCCTTCTTGGGGTACAAGGCTGGAATGACCCACATTGTCCGAGATGTGGAGAAACCTGGATCAA AGCTTCACAAGAAGGAAACATGCGAGGCTGTTACCATCATTGAAACACCGCCCATGGTTATTGTTGGAGTTGTTGGGTATGTTAAGACTCCACGTGGTCTTCGCTGCTTGAACACTGTATGGGCTCAGCATCTCAGTGAAGAGATTAGGAGAAGGTTCTACAAGAACTGGTGCAAGTCCAAGAAGAAGGCCTTTTCCAAGTATTCAAAGAAATTGGAGACTGATGAAGGAAAGAAGGACATCCAGTCACAGCTGGAGAAACTGAAGAAATACTCTTGTGTCATCCGTGTCTTGGCTCACACCCAA ATTAGGAAGATGAAGGGGCTAAAGCAAAAGAAGGCACACTTGATGGAAATTCAAGTTAATGGTGGAACTATTGCTCAGAAGGTTGACTTTGCTTATGGCTTCTTCGAGAAGCAGGTCCCTGTGGATGCTGTATTCCAGAAGGATGAAATGCTTGACATCATAGGTGTGACTAAGGGTAAGGGATACGAAGGTGTTGTTACTCGTTGGGGTGTCACACGCCTTCCCCGCAAAACTCATAGGGGTCTTCGTAAGGTGGCTTGTATTGGTGCTTGGCATCCTGCTAGAGTTTCCTTCACCGTTGCTAGGGCTGGTCAGAATGGCTACCATCACCGTACAGAATTGAACAAGAAGGTCTACAAGCTTGGTAAGGCAGGAACTGAAGAGCACACTGCCAGTACTGAGTATGACAG GACTGAGAAAGACGTTACACCAATGGGTGGTTTCCCTCACTATGGTGTGGTGAAGGATGATTACCTGATGATCAAGGGTGGTGTTGTTGGACCCAAGAAAAGGGTTGTCACCCTTCGTCAATCTCTTCTGAAACAGACTTCTCGTGTTGCTCTGGAGGACATCAAGCTTAAGTTTATTGACACCTCCTCCAAGTTTGGACATGGGCGATTCCAGACAACCTCAGAGAAGCAGAAGTATTACAACCGAGTGAAGGCCTGA
- the LOC121742675 gene encoding uncharacterized protein LOC121742675, with protein MERSEPTLVPEWLKNAGSLNGGSSPSNSDDQTSLKLARNKSSAKSNGHDFGRSFSSDRTTSSYFRRSSSSNGSGHLSSHSSFGKQHDRDWDRNAYDSRDREMSIMRDRRRRDSSDGSGATLLSKYERDGFSRSHSMVSGNNVGTWHKNAITDSSTTVGTKANGLLIKSRPIGVVKKTFFEKDFPSLGSEERTVIPEVGRVPSPGLGSAILGLPIGSSTIANGEKWTSALAEVPVLFGSDSNVISPVQQAATRSSTVALGSSANLNMAEAVAQAPNRGQTTPSLLVGTQRLEELAIKQSRQLIPVTPSMPKTLVFSSSDKQKNKVVGPVKSDVLKASNVGKLHVLKSVREKNGTAPAMKDSLSPTSSSKLVSSTLTAPSVSGSTATRGSTNNPVHGRKSAFIVLDKRPTSQAQSRNDFFNSVRKKSLENSSSISGSPTANSSPVVEINTAISPSSSDKSEMEVMCGNTSQSGETSLGVSLGGDNLPEIRGDIKENVGTCDVQRHISNGMKHPTLDLIFPEEEEAALLRSLGWEENAEGDEGGLTEEEINAFREDITKYINSKPSFKILKEAPPKIFPFDSHIGGVSAGLSSSDAKLES; from the exons ATGGAAAGAAGTGAGCCCACTTTAGTACCAGAATGGTTGAAAAATGCTGGAAGTCTGAATGGAGGCAGCAGTCCATCAAATTCAG aTGATCAAACCTCATTGAAGCTTGCAAGAAATAAGTCATCTGCCAAGAGTAATGGTCATGATTTTGGACGATCTTTTAGTTCTGACAGAACTACCTCTTCATATTTTCGCCGAAGTTCTAGTAGTAATGGTTCTGGTCATCTGAGCTCTCATAGTAGTTTTGGCAAGCAACATGATAGGGATTGGGATAGGAATGCATATGATTCTCGTGATAGGGAAATGTCAATCATGAGGGACCGTAGGCGGCGGGACTCATCAGATGGATCAGGAGCCACCTTGTTAAGTAAATATGAGAGGGATGGGTTCAGCCGTTCTCATTCGATGGTTTCTGGGAACAATGTAGGCACATGGCACAAGAATGCTATAACTGATTCGAGCACTACTGTTGGAACCAAAGCCAATGGTTTGCTTATTAAGAGCAGGCCCATTGGTGTAGTGAAGAAAACATTTTTTGAAAAAGATTTCCCATCATTGGGGTCTGAAGAAAGAACAGTTATTCCTGAGGTTGGAAGAGTCCCATCTCCTGGTTTGGGTTCTGCTATTTTGGGCTTACCTATAGGCTCCTCAACCATTGCCAACGGCGAAAAATGGACTTCAGCTTTGGCAGAGGTTCCCGTTCTATTTGGAAGTGATAGTAATGTCATCTCTCCTGTGCAGCAGGCAGCAACACGAAGTTCTACAGTGGCTTTGGGCTCAAGCGCCAATCTCAATATGGCAGAAGCAGTAGCTCAGGCTCCTAATCGTGGTCAAACTACTCCATCG TTACTTGTGGGAACTCAGAGACTTGAAGAACTGGCTATCAAACAATCTAGGCAATTAATCCCTGTGACGCCATCAATGCCTAAAACTTTG GTCTTCAGTTCGTCAGATAAACAGAAAAATAAGGTGGTTGGGCCTGTGAAGAGTGATGTTTTAAAAGCATCAAATGTGGGGAAGCTCCATGTTCTCAAGTCAGTGCGTGAAAAGAATGGTACTGCTCCTGCTATGAAGGATAGCTTGAGCCCAACAAGTAGTAGCAAACTTGTGAGTTCTACACTTACTGCTCCATCTGTTTCTGGATCAACTGCAACTAGAGGCTCAACAAACAATCCAGTCCATGGCCGCAAGTCTGCATTTATTGTGCTGGATAAGAGACCCACTTCCCAAGCTCAGAGCCGAAATGACTTTTTCAACTCAGTGAGGAAGAAATCTTTGGAGAATTCTTCTTCTATTTCTGGTTCGCCAACAGCAAACTCCTCACCTGTTGTGGAGATTAACACTGCAATTTCACCTTCCTCTTCAGATAAGTCCGAGATGGAGGTTATGTGTGGTAATACTTCTCAGAGTGGTGAAACTTCCTTAGGTGTAAGCTTGGGTGGGGACAATTTGCCTGAAATCAGAGGTGACATAAAGGAAAATGTTGGTACTTGTGATGTGCAGAGGCATATTAGTAACGGAATGAAGCACCCTACCTTAGATCTTATATTCCCAGAGGAGGAGGAAGCTGCATTGTTACGTTCTTTGGGATGGGAGGAAAATGCCGAGGGTGACGAAGGTGGTCTTACTGAAGAAGAAATTAATGCTTTCCGCGAGGATATTACTAAG TACATCAATTCAAAGCCATCCTTCAAAATCTTGAAAGAGGCGCCGCCAAAAATCTTTCCGTTTGACTCACATATCGGAGGCGTGTCTGCTGGATTGAGTTCTTCTGATGCTAAGCTGGAATCTTGA